TATCTGCAAACCGCGCGCTTTCAGGCGCGCCAGCATTTCGGTGGGCTCCGGGAATTGCTCCGGGTCCCATTCGAAATCCGTCCAATGGAATTCGCGCATCCAGAAGCAGTCAAAGTGGAATACCGAGAGCGGCAGCCCGCGATCCGCCATGCCGTCCACGAAAGAGCACACCGTCGCCTCGTCGTAGGAGGTCGAGAAGGACGTGGACAGCCACAAGCCGAACGACCACGCGGGAACCCTGGCGGGACGACCCGTCAAGCCCGTGTAGCGCCGCAGCACGTCCTTCGGCGTGGGGCCCGCTACCACGCAGTATTCGAGGGCTTCGCCCGCGACCGAGAACTGGACTCGTTCCACCATCTCCGACGCCACCTCGAAAGAAACACGGCCCGGATCGTTTACCAGCACGCCGTAGCCCTTTGACGTCAGGTAGAAGGGCACGTTCTTGTAGGCCTGCTCGGAGCAGGTGCCGCCGTCTTCGTTCCAGATGTCCACGCTTTGGCCGTTCTTGACGACCGGGCCAAAGCGTTCGCCCAGGCCGTAGACCGATTCGCCGACGTCCAATGTGAGCTGTTCGTGCACGTACACAGCCCCGTCGTCCGCCGTGGCCAAACCGACCGAGTTGCCGACCGATGAGGTCAGCATGCGGCCCTGGTCCCAAAACTCGATCCGCCAGCCGTCGCCTCGGTGGACGCGGGCCTCAAGGCCGCCCGCCCGCAGACACGCCGTCGCCTCGCCTATTTCAATCAGGGGACGGTAACCGGGGGAAGCCGCCAACTCGAATCCGAGCGGGCTCACGGCTTTGCCCTCGTGGTGGGAGACGCGGACGCTGATCACACCCGGCGCCGGCGAACCCAAGGTGACTGTGATGAGGGGCCGGTTGAGCGTGTCGCCGCGCGACCGGATCCGCGCCGTCGGCGCGTAAACGGTCAGGGTGCCAGCCTCCGGATCGGCGCGGATGTCACGCACTTCCCGCGGGTGCAGCACGGAGAAGCCTTCGCGAACTTTCCAGTATCCGTCTGAGAATCTCATTGTTTCGTCCTTGGGGCGGCTAGTTAGCGGCTATTTAATGGATCCGGCGGTGACGCCCCGCGTCAAAGTCCGCTGGAAGATCAGGAAGAAGATTAGCGTGGGGATCAACGACACCAACGCGCCCGCATTGAGGGTGGGCACGTCAAGCATCCTGTCGCCTTGCAGCGAGGAGAGCGTGATCGGCACGGTCTGCGAGTCCGGCGACGTGAGCATCACCAGCGGGATGAAAAACTCGTTCCACGTCCAAATGAAGAAGAAAATCATGAGGACTGACAACGTGGGACGCACAATGGGGAACACCACCCGCCAAAGCTGTTGCCAGGAATTGGCGCCGTCCAGGGCCGCCGCCTCAAGCAACGAAGCCGGGAAGGTTCCCAGCACGGACGCCACCAGGTAGGTGCCGAAAGCGGACTGGATGACGGTGAAGATGATCACGATTGACCAACCGGAGTTGTTCAGCCCCACCTCTTGGGCGATGTCGTAGAGCGGGTACAGCAGCACTTCTTGCGGCAGCATGTTGGCCAGCAGGAAGACGCCGATGAGCCATGACCGCCCCCGCACTCTTCCCACCCCGAGCGCGTAGGCGGACAGCAACGACAACGTGGTTCCGAACAAGGCGACCGCCGCCGAGGTCCAGACCGAGTTCCAGAGCTTCCGGGGGAAGTTGACACGGGTCCAGAAGTCCACCAGGCCTTTGGTGTAGACCTCGCTCGGCAGGGCCAGCGGGCCGTTGGTGGAGTATTCCGACGGGGCCTTGAAGGCGTTGACCACCATCAAGGCGAACGGCGCCAGCATGGCCAGGGCGATCAAGATGGCGGCGGCGAGCACAAACCACCTCAAAACGCCCCGATGGTGGCGGTCACGCGGACGCTTGGCGGGCGCTTGCCGGGAGGCGGAAGCGATCGTGGTCATGCTGGAACCTCCATGTTCTTCCGCTCCGACCTGTTCTGAAGAACTTGGATCAGCCCCGCCACCAGGATGATGACGACCGTCAGCACGGTCGCCACAGCGGCGCCGTAGCCGACTTTGGACGTGTCGAAGAAGTTCAGGTATGAGTAGTAAGAGGGCACCAAGGTGGACTTTTCCGGACCGCCGCGTGTGAGCACATAGATTGGCGCGAACACCTTCAGCGCGGCGACCGTGCAGGTCAGTGTGACCACGAAAGTCTCGGGCCGGATTTGCGCCACGGTGATCGCCCGGAAGCGCCGGAACCATCCGGCGCCGTCCAGTTCCGCCGCCTCATAAAGCTCTGGATCCACTCGTTGGAGCGCCGACATGAAGATGACGGTCGGGTAGCCGATTTGGATCCAGACCAGCACCACCATCACGGCCGGCAAGGCGGTCTTGGGTTCTCCCAGCCAGTTTGGCGGCTGGGTCACGCCAAACGCGCGCAGCACCTCGTTCAGGGCCCCGGTTTGGGCGTTCAGGATCCAGTTCCAGACTATGCCGGCCACGGCGATCGGCATGATCTGCGGCAGATAGTAGGTGGCGCGCAGGAAACCGGCCATTCGCTGCCCAACGTGGGTGGCCACATAGTCGAACAACATCGCCGCCAGGATCAGGCCGATCAGAGTTGGCACCAGCACCATCGAGACGACCATCCACACCGAATTCCTGAACGACCCCCAAAACGCCGAATCGCCCAACAGGTCGGCGTAGTTGCCCAGCCCATTCCAGTGCATCGGCGCGAGACCGCCCTTCCACCGGTGCAAGCTGAACCACACGTTCATCCCAAACGGAATGACTATGACCGTCAACAGGCCGACAGCGCCGGGAATCAAATAAAGCCAATAGACCCGCCGGCGGCGGCGAATCGATTTCCTGCCCACGCTTTCCGCCATGTCCGCTCCCCTCGTTCGCTCCGACACAGGCTGAGGCCCGCCGTGCGGCGGGCCTCAGCGATTTGCTCTCGTTTGGTCCGTGCCCCGACGGGCGGCCAGGCCGCCCCTCGGGGCACGGGTTGGCTGTCCAACTAACCGTGCTAAACGCCGGGCGTCAGCCGCCCAGGAGGTCGGCTTTACCGGCGTTGTAGAAGTCGCCCAGTTCCGCCAGCGCGGCGGCGGGCGTCTTGGAACCGTTCACTATCGACTGCCCGAACGCCACGATCTGGTCGTAGAAGCCGGCCACCGGCCAGTCGGGATAGTAGGCCAGGCCGTCAGCGGCGACAATCGAATCCCAGTTCTCTTGGAGCACCTTGGTGTTCGCGTCCGTGATGACGGACGAGTCGCCGGCCACGGGCAGGCCGCCCAGTTCGGCCATAACGTTCTGGGCCTTCTCGCCCAGGGCCGTGTCGATGAACTTGGCCGCAAGGTCGGCGTTCTTGGCGTTCGACGGGATCACCAGCAGGTTGCCGCTTGATCCGGGGGAGAAACTGGACCCCGGGAATGGCACTTGCCCAAGCGTGAACTGCACCTCGGTGTTGAGGCGGCCGAACCACCAGGAGCCGGAGAACATCATTGGATAGGTGCCGGCGATGAATGCCGTCCCCATGTCCTCTGCGGTCAGGCCGGTGCAATCCTTCGCGATAAAGCCCTTTTCGACCCACTCGGCCAATAGCTCGGAGCCTTCAAGCAGCGGTCCCGCAGTGAAGTCCGCGTCGCCCTGGAACAACTGGTAGGAGTCGATGAACGAGCGATCGCCCTTTGACAGCACCAGCTCGTACCACAATTGTCCCAAAGCGTATTCAGCGCCAGATTCCGCCAGAGGAATGATTCCCTTGGCCACGAACGCCTCCATCGCCGATTCAAGCTCTGCGAAACTGGTCGGCACCGCGACTCCGTTGGCCTCGAACATGTCCTGGTTGAAGAACAGCGTGACATACTCGCCGTAGGTCGGCACACCGTACCAATTGCCGGACCCCATGAGGCCGTTCTCGTCGTAGCGGGCCGTGGTCTGCAGCGACGGTGAGAGCTTTGAGTCCCACCCATATTGCGAGGCGTAGGCGCTCAAGTCGGTCAACAGACCCTGCGAGGCCAACTGGCCCGCTGTTCCGTTGCCCTTGTTATACTCCATAATGTCCGGCACGTCGTTGCCCGTGAGCACAATCTTCGCGTTCTTTTGGAGCTGCTCGAACGTTTGACCTTCGACCTTGATTTTGACGCCCGGATTATTGGCTTCGAACTCCTCGATCGCGGCGTTCCAAGACTTGGTCATGGCCGCGTCTTCACCCTCGTAATGCCAAAAGATCAGCGTGGTCTCGGTGCCGCCTGAGGCGCCGCCTCCGTTGCCGCCGTTGTTTTTGTCAGTGTCCTTCTCGTCGCCGCCGCAGGCGGTTAGGGCAAGCATACCGGCGGCGACCATTGCGACCGCCATTCTTGCGCGTGTTGATTGTCTCATTGCTTCCTTCTTTCCGCCGGGCCCAGCTTGGGCCCGGCTGGCCTTCTCTTATTTATCTACGGTGTTGACTATTGGCAATGTGTTGGCCAACTGGGCCCTTCTGGGTGGGGTCGCCGGGGCGGGGCCCCACCCAAAAGGGGCCGTCAGTCAATCAGTCGACCTCACCAATCCGCTTCCGGCGGCGCGAGACGGCTGCGGCAAACCCTCCGACCAGGATCAGCAGGGCCGCCAGACCGGTGGTTGGCCAAATCGCGGTGCCGCCGGTGATTGGCAGGGTTTCCTCGCCGTCGGCTGACCCGCTGGGGCTGGGCGTTCTGGTTCCGGGAGGCCCGGCAGGCCCAGACGGACCAGCAGGTCCGGGGGGCCCAGGCGGGCCGGACGGGCCGGGTTCGCCGGGTTCTCCAGGCTGACCGGGTTCGCCGGGTTCTCCAGGCTGACCAGGTTCGCCGGGTTCCCCAGGCCCGCCCGGTTCACCGGGCTCGCCGGGTGAGCCGGGTTCTCCGGGCTCACCCGGTTCTCCAGGCTCACCCGGTTCGCCGGGTTCCCCGTGCTCGCCAGCTTCGATGGTCACGGTGAACACGCTGGTGCCGGTCTGGCCCAGGTCGTCGACCCATGTGACGGTGAACTGGTAGGTCCCGGGGGCGGCCGTTCCGGCCGCGAACTCGACGGTGCCGTCAAGGCCGACTGTGACCGTCGCGCCGGCCGGAACGCCTGAGGCCGTGCCGGCCACAATGCTCCCAGTCGTGGCGACATTGACTTGGAAAGCGTGTTCGCCGCCCTCTGACACGGTGGCGGAGCCCCCGCCCGCTGCGGGCGGAGCCTGCACCGCGACCACGTAGGTGACCGGGACCGACTGCCCAAGCTGGTCGGTGAACGTCACCACGAAGGTGTACGTGCCGGACGGCACGCCATCGGCGTCAAACGTCACAACGCCGCTCGGGTCAACGTTCACGGTTCCAGCCGCAGGCGGCGAGGTCACCGCGCCGGTCGCGGAGCCGACACCAGCCGGCGCCGGGAAGGCGTGCGTGCCGTCTTCGGCGATCAGTGCTTGGCCGCCCTGCGCGGCGGGCATCGCCTGGACGGTGACGACGTGCGTCACCGCCACGGTCTTGCCCAGGTTGTCGTAGTAGGTGACCGGAATCTCGTAGACGCCCGGCTCCGATGACGCGAACCGGACTCTGCCGTCAGACAACACCACGGCATCGGCCGCGCTGACGTCGCCATCAGCGGAGGTGATCGTGCCGATTTGAGTCGAGAGCAGGTCGATCGAGGCGGTGGAGATCGCCGGATCGGCCACCGGTTCGGCGTCCAACACCACGTACTTGAGCGTGCCGTTGCCGTCGGACTCGCCGATGGTGACCTGCTTCGCGGTCGCCACCGGATCGCCCTGCTGGATCCCGTGGATGGTGAACCAGTTGATCCCCAGGTCAAGCCAGCCGGCGACAGCCCCGTAGGTGCTGGAGATATCCGTGTCCGGGATGGCCGAGGACACCTCGAAGACGAAGTAGAGATCGTGCACGCCGGCCAGAGGCTGCAACTCGAACGTCACATCCTGCCAGTGGTAGACGGGGTTCTGGTAGTCGGCGGCGGACGCCAAATCCAAGGTGCCCGCAACCTCGACCTCGCCCAGCTTGGTCCCCGTCACCGGATCGTCCGCCATGACGGTGATCTTGGCCGGCTCGGTCGACACCTTCACGTACCGCAACGTCATTTCCGTCGCCTGCGGGTCGTTCATGTAGACCCGGTTGTAGACGGCGTAGTCACCGTTGCGGATGCGGTTGAGCTGCAAGCCGACGTCATCACCGTGGACGTTGTCAGCGCGCAGGTTGGCCACGGTGACGCCGTCCACGTTGCCTGCCGAGTCGAACAACTCGGCCTCGTAACGCAGCGGATACGCGGTGCGGATCCCCTGGCCCTGGATGACAATCCGAGAGGTGTAGGACAGGCCGTTGCTGGTGGTCGCAGTCACATACACCTCGCCGTCGCCGTTGCCCGTGGCGCGCAGCGTCGCGTTGTAGGCCCGGTTGTTGTTCCCGCTGGTCTGGCCCTCGACGAAGCCGGCCCCCTCGCTGCCCGGAACGATCTCAGCGAGGTTGGTCGGCTGGCCGTTCTTGTCGGCCACGGTGAAGGTGACCGGCCGCGGGGTCGAGGTGGTGACTAACGGGTAGGTGACCGCGCTCAGCAGCAACTCGCCCTTGTACTGGTGGATGGCCCCGAAGGTGTCGAACTGGTTCGGCCCCCAGGAGATGTCGCTGGGCCGGGAATCCCAACCACTGCGGATGATGACCGCTTCCGCATTGGTGCCCGCCGCGACGGTCTGGTTGCTCAGCGCCACGTCCAGCGAAGCCGACGCCTGGCCAGCGGTAGTCGGGTAGGTGACCACCGCCCGCACAAAGCCGTCGGCCGTGCCGGCCGCAGTCAGCTGTCCGTTCGCGTTGATAGTGGCCAGAGTGGTCGGGTTGCCCGACAAATCCGTCACCGTCCACGTCGCCGCGCCGGTCACAACCCTGGGTGCCGCGATCTTGGCCTCAAGCACCAGGTTACCCGACCGTTGTTCGATCTTCGCCGGAACCTCGACGTGATACCGCGTCAGCGAGGTCGCAATGTTGGTGTTGTAGTGGTTGGGGGTGATCGACACGTCGGAGTTCTGTGCCGAGGCGAAGGACGCGCCAAGACGCAACCAGGCGACAGACACGCCGCTCGACGGGCTGACCAGGTAGAGGTCGGCCGTGCCGGACGGAGCCGCCGCCAGGGTGGCGCCCACGCTCACGAAGGTCTGAACGTGACCGGTGGGCGGGATGTTGATGGTGCCCATCGGAGTGCCGCCGGAGACGGCGTCCGGGCCGCCCCGCCAGACCTCCAAAGCCACCGGCGCGGCGTTCGAGTTGGAGGCCCGAACTGCGAAGGCCGTCTGGGATGCGAAGTTGACGTCCGCGTACTTGACCCAGCCGCCAGTCGCGGCGCGGTAGGTGATTCCGTAGGAGTCGGTCTCATGCACCGAACTCGGGATCACGTCCGCCTGCGTGCCGGTGCTCGTCACCGATGTGAACGAGTAGTCGTCGAAGTTGAACGCGGACTTGGCGGTGCTGAGGTCTCGCGGTTGCAGCCCAGAGCCGGTCACCGTCAGGTTGGCGGAGGCCAGCTGGTCGGCTGTCGCCGAGGACCGGGCCGCCGCGATGGTGTAGGTGCCCGGCTCGAGGAAATACCGCTCGCCGGCCGCATCCCAGATCGCCATGTCGCGCAGGGACACGTTGATTGTGACCTGTTGGGTCTGGCCCGCGCCCACGTTGATCCGCTTGTAGCCGACCAGCGTCCGGTTGGGGTACTCGACCCGCGAACTCGCGGCGCCGTTGAACGATGAGTAGATCTGCACCACCTCGTCGCTGGCCCTGGTTCCCGTGTTGGACACGGTCACGGTGACGGGCACGGTGGCGTTGAGGTTGGTGTTTGCGACCGTCGCCGGGTTCAGCGTCACGCCCGAATAGGCGAAGGTCGTGTAGGTCAGGCCGTAACCGAACGCGTAGATCGGCGTGCCGTCGTAGTACTGGTAAGTGCGGTTGCCCTTGATGATGTCGTAATCGGTGATCGGCGGCAGATCGCCCAGGCCCGCATACCAGGTTTGGTTCAGCCGGCCGGCCGGGGCGTAGTCGCCGAACAGCACGTCCGCCACGGCGGTGCCGAGTTCTTGGCCCGCATGGCTGGTGTAGACAATGCCCTTGACGTTCGGGTTTGCCTGGACGGCGCTGACGTCGAACGGGTAGGAGCCCACAATCACGACCACAGTGTTCGGGTTGGCCGCCGCGACGGCGTCGATCAACTCGACTTGTTCGGGGGCCAACTGGATGTCGGGAGCGGTCGCCTGCCGGTCGTAGGTCTCGCGCGAGGTCAAGTGCGGCTGATCGCCAACCGCGACGACGGCGACTCCAGCGCCTGTGGCCTTCGCGACGGCATCGTCAACGCCGTCCTGGACCGTGATCAACTCGAACTGCCGGTTTGCGGAGGTGTTGTTGCCGTTGTGGAGCACGTTGTAGGGCGAATTCTGGTTCACGTAAACCGCAGGCTGCGCTGTGGTGGCCGTCACGCCCGTGCCCTTGGTGAAGCGCAGGGAGACAACGTTGCCGGACCGTTGCACAATGCCCAGGTTCTGGTCGGTGCTCCACTGCTGGCTGGCCCGGTTGGCTCCTTCGTAGCCTGGTGGGTCGGCGTTGGCGACCAGCGTGTTGCCAGAACCGCGGGCGGCCAGGTACCGGTCGGTGTCGACCGAACGGAGCAACATGTTGTTGTAGCCGTAGTCATACAGGTAGAACTGGGCCTTCGGGTCGGCCGATGACGTGCCGGTGCCGGTCAGCGGGTCGGCGCCCGTCGCCCCGGTCACCAGGAATTTGCCGGTCACGGCCGTGGTCGCGGAGGTGCCGGTGACCTGGAAGGCCACCGTGTCAACGCCCCGGCTGAACGCGAGCGAGCCGGAGCCCGCCAGCTTCTGGGCCATCTGGTCCTTGATCAACGTGGTGTAGGGGTAAGTGCCCGCGTAGAAGTCCGTGGAGTTCTCATCTCCCAACGGGCCGACCAAGGCGACGTTGGCGGACTTGGACAAAGGCAGGATCCCACCCTCGTTCTTCAGCAAGACCACCTGTTCCTTCGCCGCCTGGGCGGCGACCGCCCGGTTCTCTGCGGTGTCCAGCGCGTTCAGCTTGTTGTAGGCCTTGTACGGGTTGCCCGCGTCCACATCCAGGTCGCCGGCGTGGAGGCGGACCAGCAAGATGCCGTAGATGGCCTCGTCGATGTCCGCCTCTGTGATCATGCCGCGGGCCAGCGCCTCGTAGAACCAGCGCCGGGTGGTAGGCGTGTCCGTGTCGGACGGCGTCATGACGGCGATGCCGTTCTTGAGCGAGTCGGCCATCGACGCGGCCTGCCCCAGGGTGCTGGCGGGGTAATAGAGGTTCGAGCCGGACAGGTTCCCGGGGGATCCAGCGTCGGTCACGGCGAAGAAGGACCCGCCGCCCGTGCCGTACCCGCCGTCAAGCCACTCGCCGTACAGTTCGCTCATGACTTCCGGCATCACCATGGTCGGCTTGCCGTTGACCAGGTTGTAGGCGGTCATGATGCCGTTGACGTTGCCGTCCGCAATGCCGCGACTGAAGGCCCGGAGGTAGTACTCGTAGAGGTTCCGGGGGCCGGCGTTGGCCGAATACCCGGTGCGGTTCGACTCCTGGCCGTAGGCGGCGAAGTGCTTCAAGGTCGGTATGGCCTGGTAGTAGCCGTCTTCGCCGCCTTGGATGCCCGCAGCCATTGAGGAGGACATGGTGCCGGTCAGATAGGCGTCCTCGCCCATCGATTCCGAAGCACGTCCGGCCCTTGGATCACGGGCAAGGTCGACCACTGGGGCCCAAATGTCGATCCCGTTGAAGCGCGCGTCCACGGAGTTGTAAGCCCTCGCCTCCGCGCCCACCACGTCGCCAATCTTCTCGGCCAGTTCGGGGTTCCAGGTCATCGCTATGCCGGTGTTCTGCGGGAAAACCGTCGCATAGCCCAACCAGGACAGTCCGTGCAGGCCCTCCGTGCCGGTGCGGAACTGGGGCACGCCGAGGCGGATGATAGCTGTGCTGAACTGGTGGAGCAGACCCACCTTCTCGTCCAGGGTGAGGCGCGAGATCAAGTCCTTCACGCGTGCGTCGTCGCTGAGCGAGGTGTCTTGGAACGGGTATGCCACGCCGCTCGCGCTGGCGGGCGCGGCCATAGTCTGAACGTCCTGGGTGGTAACCAACCCAAAAGCAACCACCGCCGCAGCCACCGAAGCCGCGACAGTTCGTTTGGCGGCACTTAGCCGACC
Above is a genomic segment from Bifidobacteriaceae bacterium containing:
- a CDS encoding glycoside hydrolase family 3 C-terminal domain-containing protein, encoding MAAPASASGVAYPFQDTSLSDDARVKDLISRLTLDEKVGLLHQFSTAIIRLGVPQFRTGTEGLHGLSWLGYATVFPQNTGIAMTWNPELAEKIGDVVGAEARAYNSVDARFNGIDIWAPVVDLARDPRAGRASESMGEDAYLTGTMSSSMAAGIQGGEDGYYQAIPTLKHFAAYGQESNRTGYSANAGPRNLYEYYLRAFSRGIADGNVNGIMTAYNLVNGKPTMVMPEVMSELYGEWLDGGYGTGGGSFFAVTDAGSPGNLSGSNLYYPASTLGQAASMADSLKNGIAVMTPSDTDTPTTRRWFYEALARGMITEADIDEAIYGILLVRLHAGDLDVDAGNPYKAYNKLNALDTAENRAVAAQAAKEQVVLLKNEGGILPLSKSANVALVGPLGDENSTDFYAGTYPYTTLIKDQMAQKLAGSGSLAFSRGVDTVAFQVTGTSATTAVTGKFLVTGATGADPLTGTGTSSADPKAQFYLYDYGYNNMLLRSVDTDRYLAARGSGNTLVANADPPGYEGANRASQQWSTDQNLGIVQRSGNVVSLRFTKGTGVTATTAQPAVYVNQNSPYNVLHNGNNTSANRQFELITVQDGVDDAVAKATGAGVAVVAVGDQPHLTSRETYDRQATAPDIQLAPEQVELIDAVAAANPNTVVVIVGSYPFDVSAVQANPNVKGIVYTSHAGQELGTAVADVLFGDYAPAGRLNQTWYAGLGDLPPITDYDIIKGNRTYQYYDGTPIYAFGYGLTYTTFAYSGVTLNPATVANTNLNATVPVTVTVSNTGTRASDEVVQIYSSFNGAASSRVEYPNRTLVGYKRINVGAGQTQQVTINVSLRDMAIWDAAGERYFLEPGTYTIAAARSSATADQLASANLTVTGSGLQPRDLSTAKSAFNFDDYSFTSVTSTGTQADVIPSSVHETDSYGITYRAATGGWVKYADVNFASQTAFAVRASNSNAAPVALEVWRGGPDAVSGGTPMGTINIPPTGHVQTFVSVGATLAAAPSGTADLYLVSPSSGVSVAWLRLGASFASAQNSDVSITPNHYNTNIATSLTRYHVEVPAKIEQRSGNLVLEAKIAAPRVVTGAATWTVTDLSGNPTTLATINANGQLTAAGTADGFVRAVVTYPTTAGQASASLDVALSNQTVAAGTNAEAVIIRSGWDSRPSDISWGPNQFDTFGAIHQYKGELLLSAVTYPLVTTSTPRPVTFTVADKNGQPTNLAEIVPGSEGAGFVEGQTSGNNNRAYNATLRATGNGDGEVYVTATTSNGLSYTSRIVIQGQGIRTAYPLRYEAELFDSAGNVDGVTVANLRADNVHGDDVGLQLNRIRNGDYAVYNRVYMNDPQATEMTLRYVKVSTEPAKITVMADDPVTGTKLGEVEVAGTLDLASAADYQNPVYHWQDVTFELQPLAGVHDLYFVFEVSSAIPDTDISSTYGAVAGWLDLGINWFTIHGIQQGDPVATAKQVTIGESDGNGTLKYVVLDAEPVADPAISTASIDLLSTQIGTITSADGDVSAADAVVLSDGRVRFASSEPGVYEIPVTYYDNLGKTVAVTHVVTVQAMPAAQGGQALIAEDGTHAFPAPAGVGSATGAVTSPPAAGTVNVDPSGVVTFDADGVPSGTYTFVVTFTDQLGQSVPVTYVVAVQAPPAAGGGSATVSEGGEHAFQVNVATTGSIVAGTASGVPAGATVTVGLDGTVEFAAGTAAPGTYQFTVTWVDDLGQTGTSVFTVTIEAGEHGEPGEPGEPGEPGEPGEPGSPGEPGEPGGPGEPGEPGQPGEPGEPGQPGEPGEPGPSGPPGPPGPAGPSGPAGPPGTRTPSPSGSADGEETLPITGGTAIWPTTGLAALLILVGGFAAAVSRRRKRIGEVD
- a CDS encoding extracellular solute-binding protein; the encoded protein is MRQSTRARMAVAMVAAGMLALTACGGDEKDTDKNNGGNGGGASGGTETTLIFWHYEGEDAAMTKSWNAAIEEFEANNPGVKIKVEGQTFEQLQKNAKIVLTGNDVPDIMEYNKGNGTAGQLASQGLLTDLSAYASQYGWDSKLSPSLQTTARYDENGLMGSGNWYGVPTYGEYVTLFFNQDMFEANGVAVPTSFAELESAMEAFVAKGIIPLAESGAEYALGQLWYELVLSKGDRSFIDSYQLFQGDADFTAGPLLEGSELLAEWVEKGFIAKDCTGLTAEDMGTAFIAGTYPMMFSGSWWFGRLNTEVQFTLGQVPFPGSSFSPGSSGNLLVIPSNAKNADLAAKFIDTALGEKAQNVMAELGGLPVAGDSSVITDANTKVLQENWDSIVAADGLAYYPDWPVAGFYDQIVAFGQSIVNGSKTPAAALAELGDFYNAGKADLLGG
- a CDS encoding sugar ABC transporter permease, whose product is MAESVGRKSIRRRRRVYWLYLIPGAVGLLTVIVIPFGMNVWFSLHRWKGGLAPMHWNGLGNYADLLGDSAFWGSFRNSVWMVVSMVLVPTLIGLILAAMLFDYVATHVGQRMAGFLRATYYLPQIMPIAVAGIVWNWILNAQTGALNEVLRAFGVTQPPNWLGEPKTALPAVMVVLVWIQIGYPTVIFMSALQRVDPELYEAAELDGAGWFRRFRAITVAQIRPETFVVTLTCTVAALKVFAPIYVLTRGGPEKSTLVPSYYSYLNFFDTSKVGYGAAVATVLTVVIILVAGLIQVLQNRSERKNMEVPA
- a CDS encoding carbohydrate ABC transporter permease, which produces MTTIASASRQAPAKRPRDRHHRGVLRWFVLAAAILIALAMLAPFALMVVNAFKAPSEYSTNGPLALPSEVYTKGLVDFWTRVNFPRKLWNSVWTSAAVALFGTTLSLLSAYALGVGRVRGRSWLIGVFLLANMLPQEVLLYPLYDIAQEVGLNNSGWSIVIIFTVIQSAFGTYLVASVLGTFPASLLEAAALDGANSWQQLWRVVFPIVRPTLSVLMIFFFIWTWNEFFIPLVMLTSPDSQTVPITLSSLQGDRMLDVPTLNAGALVSLIPTLIFFLIFQRTLTRGVTAGSIK